The nucleotide sequence AATGTAAACGAAACGACTCACAAAAGCACATCACCTGTACCTAAATCACCACCGTTATGCAAATGCTGTGGGCAGAATCACGGTGTTACGGAAAATCATGAATATAATTACGTCGACGAAGTTGATGAAGACCTGATGTGTGATATTTGTCTGCAACCACTGGTTGATCCCTACGATACAAAATGCGGACACACGTTCTGTTCTATTTgcatcaaaaattatttaagaGTGAAACACATTTGTCCAGTAGATAGAGAAGAATTAACCAACACAGCAACAGACTGTTGGCAGTCAAGTCTAATTCTACGAAAACTAGTTAACAAATTAACAGTTACCTGTCCGCATGAGGaatattgtgataaaaaaatacAGCGCTGTGACCTTAAGGGCCATTTAAAGGAAATATGCCCAGGGGCCGTTTCACGGTGCCCTAAATCGATGTATGGCTGTGATCATAAAGGTCCAAGAGCTGGTATCGAAGCGCATTTGAAAATTTGTGCTTTCAAGGATAACAATGATAAGCTTTCAGATTTGCACCCTTTTTCGGAAGAAGTTGTCGTTGAATTGTTTCGACCAGAAGGTACAGCTGAGCTTGGATTGCTTATAGTCGGTGGTAGTGATACGCCGTTGCATTATATTATTGTTCAAGATATTTTACCGCAGAGTTTAGCGTTTCAAGATGGTCGTATTCATGTTGGTGACATTATAATGGAGATAAATGGAGAACCAATGTTTTCAGTAATGCATGCTGAAGCTCGTGCTGCGCTTACGAAGCCGTCTAATTTAATGAGGTTTATGTTGTTACGAGATGTGGACAATGAGGACCCCAGTGACAGCGTTGCTTCTTTAGTCAGAAAACCAAGCTCTTCTGCATATTATGAGGAATGTGTTGGCCTCATCAAACCTCCGCTTGAGCAGCTCGGGATTCGTATATCTTCTAGTGAAACCGGAGCGAAAGGTGTTTATATCATTGAACTAATCCCGGGTCAAGTTGCGGAATCGGACGGTCGTCTTCAAGTCGGAGacagaataatgaaaattgggAACACCGAAGTCGGTGATAGTACACCAGAACAAGCTGCTAGAGTTATCGGAAGTTGCGATAAAGAAGTAAAAATACTAGTTCGCCATCCGCTGGTTAAACCTACTATAGTCTGTAACGAATGGGCTCATGATTCAATAATACAAAGGCAGAAAAGTGCTTCAAATGATGCATCTACTTCAATGTCAAAATCCACGAATCCGTATTCGCCGCAGCAAAAGAAGTTGTCAAAATCATCCCacacgaaaaaaataatttctgtcACAAAATCACCAAAGGAAAATTTAGGAATCATTGTTTCAGGAGGAAATGGGAGCCCTCGTGGAAATCTACCAATATTTGTTCAAGATGTTCTTTCCATGTCAGTATTAGGTAAAGACAAGCGAATACGTCGTGGCGACCTCCTTTCAGAAATAAACTCGA is from Styela clava chromosome 9, kaStyClav1.hap1.2, whole genome shotgun sequence and encodes:
- the LOC120339894 gene encoding ligand of Numb protein X 2-like, which gives rise to MEYSYQAPDCLPGQNDLIDFSSDSSVGVHNQEEGGEIESSSTLTKNRNQINRDVVAVKSGTGDIGFVAVGRPTSENSISKQKHRKTRSNIEKESYHSDSSPRCPSSGIDNLGYQTISRNESYSYDDTGLSYCSELERWGNTEFLNTNLSSSQPEYVSVEGERYTTIDYSNATIQHVTTNQPRNDRGGQFVELPETSGQRTQISDTNRSSRQGRQTPSSDRESSYSSHSSRGNSPVENEPSTEMRTSSVENNVNETTHKSTSPVPKSPPLCKCCGQNHGVTENHEYNYVDEVDEDLMCDICLQPLVDPYDTKCGHTFCSICIKNYLRVKHICPVDREELTNTATDCWQSSLILRKLVNKLTVTCPHEEYCDKKIQRCDLKGHLKEICPGAVSRCPKSMYGCDHKGPRAGIEAHLKICAFKDNNDKLSDLHPFSEEVVVELFRPEGTAELGLLIVGGSDTPLHYIIVQDILPQSLAFQDGRIHVGDIIMEINGEPMFSVMHAEARAALTKPSNLMRFMLLRDVDNEDPSDSVASLVRKPSSSAYYEECVGLIKPPLEQLGIRISSSETGAKGVYIIELIPGQVAESDGRLQVGDRIMKIGNTEVGDSTPEQAARVIGSCDKEVKILVRHPLVKPTIVCNEWAHDSIIQRQKSASNDASTSMSKSTNPYSPQQKKLSKSSHTKKIISVTKSPKENLGIIVSGGNGSPRGNLPIFVQDVLSMSVLGKDKRIRRGDLLSEINSIRLTGLSHTQAMNALRESAQQREVTLVAYELEYEGKAEDTALWDELTSLHQNPSKWAPSWKMWLAATHEFSSIREVVLRKPSSTNYGFKITGGFTEEHGPSPIFITHISKNSSANKFLKCGDEIVAINKRLVKDIPYLQVLNILKSVNCVSIKLVSWPGSLH